Proteins from one Bifidobacterium sp. ESL0732 genomic window:
- a CDS encoding metal ABC transporter permease: MSHIQFSFNHEWMETLSVPFMHNAFIAGLCIALAAGVMGYFTIARHSTFAAHALAHIGLPGATGAVLLGLPVSLGLGIFALGGALTIGALGKKASQREIATGTVLAFATGLGLFFSRMSSSASQQMQAILFGSILTITNDQVLGFAIFDVLLLAVMAIVYRPLLFSSLDEQVAQAKGVPIGVMNVLFMAIMAGVITIAVPAVGTLLIFALVVTPAATANIMTSTPLRSMTVSSVLCLVSIWGGLVISAMFPTPPSFVIVTISTLFWLVAKGVEALRRR; this comes from the coding sequence ATGAGCCATATCCAATTCAGTTTCAACCATGAATGGATGGAAACACTTTCGGTGCCGTTCATGCACAACGCCTTCATCGCCGGGCTTTGCATCGCTCTTGCCGCGGGAGTAATGGGCTACTTCACCATCGCCCGGCATTCGACATTCGCCGCGCACGCGCTGGCACATATCGGTCTGCCGGGAGCCACGGGAGCCGTTTTGCTGGGCCTGCCGGTCTCACTTGGCCTCGGCATCTTCGCGCTTGGCGGGGCGCTGACCATCGGGGCATTGGGCAAAAAGGCCTCACAACGCGAAATCGCGACCGGCACGGTGCTCGCCTTTGCCACCGGCTTGGGCCTCTTTTTCTCGCGCATGTCCAGTTCGGCCTCGCAGCAGATGCAGGCCATTCTTTTCGGGTCGATATTGACTATCACCAACGACCAAGTGCTGGGCTTCGCGATTTTCGACGTGCTGTTGCTCGCGGTGATGGCCATAGTCTATCGCCCGCTGCTCTTCAGCTCATTGGACGAGCAGGTGGCTCAGGCCAAGGGCGTGCCGATCGGTGTGATGAACGTGCTGTTCATGGCCATCATGGCCGGCGTCATCACCATCGCGGTGCCCGCTGTCGGCACGTTGCTCATTTTCGCGCTGGTGGTCACTCCCGCCGCCACGGCGAACATCATGACCAGCACACCGCTGCGTTCGATGACCGTTTCAAGCGTCTTGTGTCTGGTCTCGATTTGGGGCGGATTGGTCATCTCAGCCATGTTCCCCACCCCGCCGAGCTTTGTGATTGTCACCATCTCGACGCTTTTCTGGCTTGTCGCCAAAGGCGTGGAAGCATTGCGTCGCCGTTAA
- the rpsA gene encoding 30S ribosomal protein S1: MAENNNEVTKVAINDIGTEEDFIKAVDSTIKNFDDGDLVTGTVVKVDHDEVLLDIGYKTEGVIPSRELSIKKDVNPDEVVQVGDTVEALVVTKEDKEGRLILSKKRAQYERAWGDIEKIKNDDGVVEGTVIEAVKGGLIVDIGLRGFLPASLVEMRRVRDLSPYIGQKIKAKILELDKNRNNVVLSRRQYLEETQSEVRETFLAQLKKGQIREGTVSSIVNFGAFVDLGGVDGLIHVSELSWKHIDHPSEVVKVGDKVTVEVLDVDMDRERISLSLKATQEDPWQRFARTHVPGQIVKGKVTKIVQFGVFVSVEDGIEGLVHISELANRHVDNPETVVKQGEEIFVKVIDVDLDRRRISLSLKQANDSVDPASEDFDPALYGMPADYDEDGNYKYPEGFDPQTNEWIAGYEKQREEWENQYAAAHDLWEQHKAFVAKELDNAAESAAEDGQGAGEHAEKASEESTKYSSENESEGTLAGSDKLAALREELLKEKK, encoded by the coding sequence ATGGCAGAGAACAATAACGAAGTCACCAAGGTCGCGATCAACGATATCGGCACCGAAGAAGACTTCATCAAGGCAGTCGATTCCACCATCAAGAATTTTGATGATGGTGATTTGGTTACGGGCACGGTCGTCAAGGTCGATCACGACGAAGTGCTGCTCGACATCGGCTACAAGACCGAGGGTGTCATTCCCTCCCGCGAACTTTCCATCAAGAAAGATGTCAATCCCGACGAAGTCGTCCAGGTCGGCGACACCGTCGAAGCCCTTGTCGTCACCAAGGAAGACAAGGAAGGACGTCTTATTCTGTCCAAGAAGCGTGCCCAGTATGAGCGCGCCTGGGGCGATATCGAAAAGATCAAGAATGACGACGGCGTTGTCGAAGGCACCGTTATCGAAGCTGTCAAGGGCGGCCTGATCGTCGACATCGGCCTGCGTGGCTTCCTGCCTGCTTCGCTCGTCGAAATGCGTCGCGTCCGCGACCTTTCGCCTTACATCGGCCAGAAGATCAAGGCCAAGATCCTTGAGCTCGACAAGAACCGCAACAACGTGGTCCTGTCTCGCCGTCAGTATCTTGAGGAGACCCAGTCCGAGGTCCGCGAGACCTTCCTGGCGCAGCTCAAGAAGGGCCAGATTCGTGAAGGCACCGTTTCCTCCATCGTCAACTTCGGCGCGTTCGTCGATCTCGGCGGGGTGGACGGCCTCATTCACGTTTCCGAGCTTTCCTGGAAGCACATCGACCACCCGTCCGAGGTCGTCAAGGTCGGCGACAAGGTCACCGTCGAGGTGCTCGACGTCGACATGGATCGCGAGCGTATCTCGCTGTCCCTCAAGGCGACGCAGGAAGATCCGTGGCAGCGCTTCGCACGCACCCACGTTCCCGGACAGATCGTCAAGGGCAAGGTCACCAAGATCGTGCAGTTCGGCGTGTTCGTTTCCGTCGAAGACGGCATCGAGGGCCTGGTCCACATTTCCGAGCTCGCCAACCGTCACGTCGACAACCCGGAGACCGTCGTCAAGCAGGGCGAAGAGATCTTCGTCAAGGTCATCGACGTCGATCTCGACCGTCGCCGTATTTCCCTGTCCCTCAAGCAGGCCAACGACTCCGTCGATCCCGCTAGCGAGGACTTCGATCCCGCGCTTTATGGCATGCCTGCCGATTACGACGAGGATGGCAACTACAAGTACCCCGAAGGCTTCGACCCGCAGACCAACGAATGGATCGCCGGCTACGAGAAGCAGCGCGAGGAGTGGGAGAACCAGTATGCGGCCGCTCACGATTTGTGGGAGCAGCATAAGGCCTTCGTCGCCAAGGAACTCGACAATGCGGCTGAGTCCGCTGCCGAGGACGGCCAGGGTGCAGGTGAGCACGCTGAGAAGGCTTCTGAGGAATCCACCAAGTACTCCTCGGAGAACGAATCCGAAGGCACGCTTGCCGGTTCCGACAAGCTCGCCGCTCTTCGTGAGGAGCTCCTCAAGGAGAAGAAGTGA
- a CDS encoding CarD family transcriptional regulator, whose amino-acid sequence MDYKVGDVVVYPRHGAAKVTAFEKRTVKGVTRDYLQLSVLSSDGLVIEVPVENAKKVGIRNIVDGKEVAKVFEILRTPIVDNEKMNWSRRYKLNVEKIATGEVNKIAEVVRDLAQRDVDEHGLSAGEKRMLTRARNILTSEIALSEHIEEDEAQHLLDVNLGYAEPTEEDAKHHSEAPEEPANQTLARIEAENKDAKGSKKKK is encoded by the coding sequence ATGGATTACAAAGTTGGAGATGTTGTCGTTTATCCGCGTCACGGTGCGGCGAAGGTGACGGCCTTCGAAAAACGTACGGTAAAAGGCGTCACACGCGACTATCTGCAGCTTTCGGTACTTTCCAGCGATGGGCTGGTCATCGAGGTGCCGGTCGAGAATGCCAAGAAGGTCGGCATCCGCAATATCGTAGACGGCAAGGAAGTCGCCAAGGTCTTTGAGATTCTGCGCACGCCGATTGTTGACAACGAGAAGATGAACTGGTCAAGGCGTTACAAGTTGAACGTCGAGAAGATCGCTACTGGTGAGGTCAACAAGATTGCCGAAGTCGTGCGCGACCTGGCCCAGCGCGACGTTGACGAGCATGGTCTTTCCGCAGGCGAGAAGCGCATGCTTACGCGCGCCCGCAATATCCTTACTTCCGAAATCGCGCTTTCCGAACATATCGAAGAGGACGAGGCCCAGCACTTGCTTGACGTCAATCTCGGGTATGCAGAGCCTACGGAAGAGGATGCCAAGCACCATTCCGAGGCTCCTGAAGAACCGGCGAACCAGACGCTGGCAAGGATTGAAGCCGAAAACAAGGATGCCAAAGGTTCCAAGAAAAAGAAGTGA
- a CDS encoding ABC transporter ATP-binding protein yields MSIETKAKTEQGAGTEGDKPALVFRDTGIKRGERIIWQHGNFSIPSGSITAIVGTNGAGKTTMMKAELGLLPLFAGSLTVLGEAAGTTNHLIGYVPQNYASDIESNLTAEQSVLLGLTGTRFGIHPTTRAQRAQAREAMVFTGVDDKRHYRLSELSGGLRQRVAIAQALVGGPKLLMLDEPLANLDLAAQRETVHVLAKLNHEMGMTIQVVAHDLNMLLPILDGAVYLLDGHPHYAKMNEVLDADLLTHLYGTKVQVVTTPQGDMFVTPGPDEPDDVTPDIHKPDEVASFHHHEETSTIENIHHDSNVTQEKPRYFEKKISSKPEKDAGQADRNEGNQRQEAGL; encoded by the coding sequence ATGAGCATCGAGACGAAAGCCAAGACGGAACAGGGAGCCGGAACCGAGGGAGACAAGCCTGCTTTGGTCTTCCGCGACACCGGTATCAAACGCGGCGAAAGAATCATTTGGCAGCATGGCAATTTTTCGATTCCCTCAGGTTCCATCACCGCCATCGTCGGCACGAACGGCGCCGGCAAAACCACGATGATGAAGGCGGAACTCGGGCTTCTCCCCCTGTTTGCCGGCAGTCTGACCGTGCTTGGCGAGGCAGCCGGCACGACCAACCATTTGATCGGCTATGTGCCGCAGAACTACGCCAGCGATATCGAATCGAACCTCACCGCAGAGCAATCAGTGTTGCTGGGGCTGACCGGGACGCGATTCGGCATCCATCCCACCACGCGAGCGCAACGGGCACAGGCGCGCGAGGCCATGGTTTTCACCGGCGTCGACGACAAACGCCATTACCGTCTTTCCGAACTTTCGGGAGGCCTGCGCCAACGAGTCGCCATCGCCCAGGCGCTGGTGGGCGGGCCAAAACTGTTGATGCTTGATGAGCCGTTGGCCAACCTTGACCTTGCCGCCCAACGTGAGACGGTGCACGTGTTGGCCAAACTCAACCACGAAATGGGCATGACCATCCAGGTGGTGGCCCACGACCTCAACATGTTGCTGCCGATCCTTGACGGCGCCGTCTATCTCTTGGACGGGCACCCGCACTATGCGAAGATGAACGAGGTCCTGGACGCCGACCTGCTCACCCATCTCTATGGTACGAAGGTGCAAGTGGTCACCACACCTCAGGGCGATATGTTCGTAACTCCAGGCCCCGACGAACCCGACGACGTCACGCCGGACATCCACAAGCCCGACGAAGTGGCCAGTTTCCATCATCATGAAGAAACCTCGACAATCGAAAACATCCATCATGATTCGAACGTCACGCAAGAAAAACCACGATATTTCGAAAAGAAGATTTCCTCCAAACCCGAGAAAGATGCGGGACAAGCGGACAGGAATGAAGGAAACCAGCGGCAGGAGGCAGGGCTATGA
- a CDS encoding zinc ABC transporter substrate-binding protein, whose translation MKRFGWQVKATALLGSICMVFGLAACGGGNDSQAPSKSNDSSKQASGPIKVVASINQWGSLAKEIGGNDIKVTSIVNTVSVDAHDFEPQTADMAKIQSAEIVVVNGAGYDNWASKSLTKGTTSVSAATAVGASTGDNPHLWFSKDARKATATELEDAFAKARPAKAKQFEARLKTWKAREAKLEDSMKAFSQKHKDATYGATEPVAYYLMDDLGFNDKTPKGYTQAVSSEGEPAPSDLQKFQHLISGRDVNLLINNTQEASNTTNLLTGTAGRTEVPVVDVSEQMPQDQTTLTGWITTLMKSIDKAMTDFKASEADHQKVGTGDNSDKSSQSGQSNESGNGTNSNQQQPSTSGNATVPSNAGQTDPGK comes from the coding sequence ATGAAACGTTTCGGATGGCAGGTCAAGGCCACGGCTCTCCTAGGCTCGATATGCATGGTTTTTGGTCTTGCGGCCTGCGGTGGCGGCAATGATTCTCAAGCGCCAAGCAAATCCAACGACAGCTCAAAACAGGCAAGCGGCCCGATCAAAGTGGTCGCTTCGATCAACCAATGGGGATCGTTGGCCAAGGAAATCGGCGGAAATGACATCAAGGTGACCTCAATCGTCAACACCGTCTCCGTCGACGCCCATGATTTCGAGCCGCAGACCGCCGATATGGCCAAAATACAAAGCGCCGAGATTGTGGTCGTCAACGGCGCAGGATACGACAACTGGGCTAGCAAATCTCTTACCAAAGGCACCACCAGCGTCTCGGCAGCTACCGCGGTCGGGGCAAGCACCGGTGACAATCCGCATCTTTGGTTCTCCAAGGATGCGAGAAAGGCCACCGCCACGGAGCTGGAGGACGCCTTCGCCAAGGCAAGACCCGCCAAAGCCAAACAGTTTGAAGCAAGGCTTAAGACATGGAAAGCACGCGAAGCCAAACTCGAAGATTCCATGAAGGCGTTCTCACAAAAGCACAAAGACGCCACTTACGGCGCCACGGAGCCGGTGGCCTACTATCTTATGGACGACCTAGGTTTCAACGATAAGACGCCCAAAGGCTATACACAGGCCGTCAGTTCCGAAGGCGAACCGGCTCCCAGCGACCTACAGAAGTTCCAGCATCTGATTTCAGGCCGCGACGTCAATCTGCTCATCAACAACACGCAGGAAGCCAGCAATACCACCAATCTGCTCACCGGAACGGCGGGACGCACCGAAGTGCCCGTTGTCGATGTCAGCGAGCAGATGCCACAGGACCAGACCACACTCACCGGCTGGATTACTACGCTGATGAAAAGCATCGACAAGGCCATGACAGATTTCAAGGCCAGTGAAGCCGACCATCAGAAAGTCGGAACCGGCGACAACTCGGACAAGTCCTCGCAATCCGGTCAATCCAACGAATCCGGCAATGGCACAAATTCCAATCAGCAGCAGCCCTCAACCTCAGGCAACGCTACGGTGCCTTCCAATGCAGGTCAGACCGACCCAGGCAAGTGA
- a CDS encoding MFS transporter, protein MSTSQTLAVNQQIDNHPVTGHQKSLIGLAVVGNIAEFFDMFLIGFVISLLTKDQAWQLTGFQSGIVLAGAGVGTVVGSILWGRLADRFGRKHAFVWCIIVLVVFTAASIFTPTDGWLFLTIMRIGVGVGVGGLSITSIPFVQEFVPAKQRGLLSGLTAVFIPLGIFLGGLATRTLSGAIGWRGLIALGCFPVILLIWAHFIPESPRFLQGRGELDKARAAYAWAMEIPESEVGELPEIEENKGASYSLIFKKYPKALAIVTIGSFCFIAGSFTVQSWGQTILGESFHFDTAMVSNLFMLVSLGDLLGRLGTAWISDKIGRRMTLFGCGVLGGIGCLVAAFAAHAATGSNLQTVGIVFYIGIFIVMTFGDGAFGVLNPFGGEQFPNEARSTGLGLGYGIGATAKIFGPFVVGLLIGGGTPTAKVVFLPFVIFAVLLFLGAVTYLFANETAGKNLEEI, encoded by the coding sequence ATGAGTACATCTCAAACGCTGGCAGTAAACCAGCAAATTGATAATCACCCAGTCACCGGCCACCAAAAATCCTTGATCGGATTGGCGGTAGTCGGCAATATCGCCGAGTTCTTCGACATGTTCCTGATTGGTTTCGTCATCTCGTTGCTGACCAAGGACCAAGCCTGGCAGCTCACCGGCTTCCAATCAGGAATCGTGCTGGCAGGCGCCGGCGTCGGCACCGTAGTCGGTTCCATCCTTTGGGGAAGGCTTGCCGATCGATTCGGCCGGAAGCACGCTTTTGTCTGGTGCATCATCGTGCTGGTGGTTTTCACGGCAGCTTCCATCTTCACGCCTACCGATGGATGGTTGTTCCTGACCATTATGCGTATCGGCGTCGGTGTCGGTGTAGGTGGCCTGAGTATCACCAGCATTCCCTTCGTCCAGGAATTCGTTCCCGCCAAGCAACGTGGGTTGCTCTCGGGACTCACCGCGGTTTTCATTCCGTTGGGCATTTTCCTTGGCGGGCTTGCTACCCGCACGCTGAGCGGCGCTATTGGATGGCGCGGTCTCATCGCTCTGGGATGCTTCCCTGTAATCCTTCTGATCTGGGCTCATTTCATTCCTGAATCTCCTCGTTTCTTGCAAGGCCGCGGAGAGCTTGACAAGGCTCGCGCCGCGTATGCCTGGGCCATGGAAATTCCTGAAAGCGAAGTAGGTGAACTGCCTGAAATCGAAGAGAACAAGGGTGCTTCCTATTCTTTGATTTTCAAGAAATATCCCAAGGCACTTGCCATTGTCACCATTGGATCTTTCTGCTTCATCGCCGGTTCGTTTACCGTGCAATCTTGGGGACAGACGATTCTCGGCGAGTCCTTCCATTTCGACACCGCGATGGTTTCCAACTTATTCATGCTTGTCAGCCTCGGCGATCTTCTGGGCCGGCTTGGCACTGCGTGGATTTCGGATAAAATCGGTCGTCGTATGACACTATTCGGATGTGGTGTACTCGGTGGTATTGGCTGCCTGGTAGCAGCATTCGCCGCTCACGCCGCTACCGGTAGCAATCTGCAAACGGTCGGAATCGTCTTCTACATCGGCATCTTCATCGTCATGACCTTCGGAGATGGCGCATTCGGCGTGCTCAATCCCTTCGGCGGTGAACAGTTCCCGAACGAAGCTCGCTCCACCGGTCTTGGCCTCGGCTATGGTATCGGCGCAACAGCCAAGATCTTCGGACCGTTTGTGGTCGGCCTGCTCATCGGCGGCGGAACCCCTACGGCCAAAGTCGTATTCCTGCCATTCGTGATTTTCGCAGTGCTGCTCTTCCTCGGAGCCGTCACCTATCTGTTTGCCAATGAAACAGCAGGAAAGAATCTGGAAGAAATCTGA
- a CDS encoding bifunctional methylenetetrahydrofolate dehydrogenase/methenyltetrahydrofolate cyclohydrolase, with protein sequence MAHEERTPLKLDGKAAAGAIKEDLRGRVEALKAQGVQPGLGTILVGDDVGSRKYVAGKHKDCAEVGIASIAVELPETASQQEIIDAVERLNADPKCTGYIVQLPLPKGVDTNEVIAHVDPAKDADGMHPANLGELVTHIDGRNPAPQPCTPRGIIVLLKHYGIDLKGKDVCVVGRGITVGRTIGLMLTAKDVNATVTLCHTGTTDIQKHLRQADIIVAAVGRAGFVKPEDVKPGAVLVDVGVSRVYDEEAERYRVRGDIDKTCHALSSAYTPNPGGVGPMTRAMLLANVVEMAERQIA encoded by the coding sequence ATGGCACACGAGGAACGGACTCCTCTCAAGTTGGACGGAAAGGCTGCCGCGGGAGCCATCAAGGAGGATTTGCGAGGGCGTGTCGAAGCACTCAAGGCACAAGGCGTTCAGCCAGGCTTAGGCACCATCCTCGTCGGCGACGACGTCGGCTCGCGCAAATACGTGGCCGGCAAACACAAGGATTGCGCCGAAGTCGGCATCGCCTCGATTGCCGTTGAGCTTCCCGAAACCGCCAGCCAGCAGGAGATTATCGATGCCGTGGAACGGCTCAACGCCGACCCGAAATGCACTGGCTACATCGTCCAGTTGCCCTTGCCGAAAGGCGTCGACACCAACGAGGTCATCGCCCACGTCGACCCGGCCAAGGATGCCGATGGCATGCATCCGGCCAATCTGGGCGAGCTGGTCACGCATATCGACGGCAGGAACCCGGCTCCGCAACCTTGCACGCCGCGCGGCATCATCGTATTGCTGAAGCACTATGGCATTGACCTCAAGGGCAAGGACGTCTGCGTCGTTGGCCGTGGCATCACCGTCGGGCGTACCATCGGCCTCATGCTCACTGCGAAAGATGTAAATGCCACCGTGACGCTGTGTCATACAGGGACAACGGATATTCAGAAGCATCTGCGCCAAGCCGATATCATCGTCGCCGCCGTCGGCCGTGCCGGATTTGTAAAGCCTGAGGATGTGAAGCCCGGAGCGGTGTTGGTTGATGTCGGTGTCTCCCGCGTTTACGACGAAGAGGCCGAGCGCTACCGCGTGCGAGGCGATATCGACAAGACCTGCCATGCCCTGTCGTCCGCCTACACCCCGAATCCGGGGGGAGTGGGGCCGATGACCCGTGCCATGCTCTTGGCTAACGTCGTTGAGATGGCCGAGCGACAAATCGCCTGA
- a CDS encoding phosphoketolase, translated as MTSPVIGTPWKKLDRPIPDETLEGIDKYWRVTNYMSIGQIYLRSNPLMKEPFTRNDLKYRLVGHWGTTPGVNFLLGHINRLIADHQQNTVVVIGPGHSGPGTVAQSYLDGTYTEYYPEVTRDEAGLQKFFRQFSYPGGIPSHFAPETPGSIHEGGELGYALSHAYGAIMNNPSLFVPAVVGDGEAETGPLATSWQSNKLVNPRTDGIVLPILHLNGYKIANPSILSRIPDEELHEFFAGMGYEPFEFVAGFDDEDHMSIHRRFAGMLEEVFDRICDIKAKAQTDDMDRPTYPMIIFRTPKGWTCPKYIDGKKTEGSWRAHQVPLASARDTEAHFQVLKGWMESYRPEELFDEKGAVRPEVTAFMPTGELRLGQNPNANGGRIREDLRLPALDAYEVKGVKEFGHGWGQLEATRQLGNYTRDIIKMNPDSFRIFGPDETASNRLQAAYEVTDKQWDNGYLSEQTDEHLAVTGQVIEQLSEHQMEGFLEGYVLTGRHGIWSTYESFAHVIDSMLNQHAKWLEATVRHIPWRKPVASINMLISSHVWRQDHNGFSHQDPGVSSVLLNKAFNNDHVVAEYFPADANMLLAVAEKAFKSTNKINAIFAGKQPAATWQTLDEARAELEKGAAEWKWASTAKDNDEAQIVLACVGDVPTLETMAASEKLKEFGIKFKVVNIVDTLKLQSPKDNDEALSDDEFTELFTPDKPVLLAYHSYAHDIHALIYDRPNHDSFNVHGYKEEGSTTTPYDMVRVNDMDRYELTAEVLRTLDPDKYAHEIDKLEQFRTDAFQFAVDEGYDHPDYTGFVYSDVKNQDAKATAKAAMSTGSDNE; from the coding sequence ATGACTAGCCCTGTTATCGGAACACCGTGGAAAAAACTGGACAGACCGATTCCGGATGAGACACTTGAAGGTATCGATAAATACTGGCGAGTAACCAATTATATGAGTATTGGTCAGATTTATCTGCGTAGCAACCCTCTGATGAAGGAGCCCTTCACCCGAAATGATCTGAAGTATCGTCTGGTGGGCCACTGGGGCACTACCCCAGGGGTCAATTTCCTGTTAGGACATATCAATAGGTTGATTGCGGACCATCAGCAGAACACCGTAGTGGTAATCGGACCCGGTCATAGTGGTCCTGGAACCGTCGCTCAGTCGTATCTTGATGGTACGTATACGGAGTATTATCCGGAGGTCACCAGGGACGAGGCGGGGCTGCAGAAATTCTTCCGCCAGTTCTCGTATCCTGGCGGCATCCCGTCGCACTTCGCCCCGGAGACGCCGGGCTCGATCCATGAGGGCGGCGAGCTCGGCTACGCTTTGAGCCACGCGTACGGCGCGATCATGAACAACCCGAGCCTGTTCGTGCCGGCCGTGGTCGGCGACGGCGAGGCCGAGACCGGCCCGCTGGCCACGAGCTGGCAGTCCAACAAGCTCGTCAACCCGCGCACCGACGGCATCGTGCTGCCGATCCTGCACCTCAACGGCTACAAGATCGCCAACCCGTCCATCCTCTCCCGCATCCCCGACGAGGAGCTGCACGAGTTCTTCGCGGGCATGGGCTACGAGCCCTTCGAGTTCGTCGCGGGCTTCGACGACGAGGACCACATGTCCATCCACCGCCGTTTCGCCGGCATGCTCGAGGAGGTCTTCGACAGGATCTGCGACATCAAGGCCAAGGCCCAGACCGACGACATGGACCGCCCCACCTACCCGATGATCATCTTCCGCACCCCCAAGGGCTGGACCTGCCCGAAGTACATCGACGGCAAGAAGACCGAGGGCTCCTGGCGCGCCCACCAGGTCCCGCTGGCCAGCGCCCGCGACACCGAGGCCCACTTCCAGGTCCTCAAGGGCTGGATGGAGTCCTACCGGCCCGAGGAGCTCTTCGACGAGAAGGGCGCCGTGCGCCCCGAGGTCACCGCGTTCATGCCCACCGGCGAGCTGCGCCTGGGCCAGAACCCGAACGCCAACGGCGGCCGCATCCGCGAGGACCTGCGCCTGCCGGCCCTCGACGCCTACGAGGTCAAGGGCGTCAAGGAGTTCGGCCACGGCTGGGGACAGCTCGAGGCCACCCGCCAGCTGGGCAACTACACCCGCGACATCATCAAGATGAACCCGGACTCGTTCCGCATCTTCGGGCCCGACGAGACCGCGTCCAACCGCCTGCAGGCCGCCTACGAGGTCACCGACAAGCAGTGGGACAACGGCTACCTCTCCGAACAGACCGACGAGCACCTGGCCGTGACCGGCCAGGTCATCGAGCAGCTCTCCGAGCACCAGATGGAGGGCTTCCTCGAGGGCTACGTCCTCACCGGCCGCCACGGCATCTGGAGCACCTACGAGTCCTTCGCCCACGTCATCGACTCCATGCTCAACCAGCACGCCAAATGGCTCGAGGCCACCGTCCGCCACATCCCGTGGCGCAAGCCCGTCGCCTCGATCAACATGCTGATCTCCTCGCACGTCTGGCGCCAGGACCACAACGGCTTCTCCCACCAGGACCCGGGCGTGAGCTCCGTGCTGCTCAACAAGGCGTTCAACAACGACCACGTCGTGGCCGAGTACTTCCCCGCCGACGCCAACATGCTGCTCGCCGTCGCCGAGAAGGCCTTCAAATCCACGAACAAGATCAACGCCATCTTCGCCGGCAAGCAGCCCGCCGCCACCTGGCAGACCCTCGACGAGGCCCGCGCCGAACTGGAGAAGGGCGCGGCCGAATGGAAGTGGGCCTCCACCGCCAAGGACAACGACGAGGCCCAGATCGTGCTCGCCTGCGTCGGCGACGTGCCCACCCTCGAGACCATGGCCGCCAGCGAGAAGCTCAAGGAGTTCGGCATCAAATTCAAGGTCGTCAACATCGTCGACACCCTCAAGCTGCAAAGCCCCAAGGACAACGACGAGGCCCTGAGCGACGACGAGTTCACCGAGCTGTTCACCCCGGACAAGCCCGTCCTCCTCGCCTACCACTCCTACGCCCACGACATCCACGCCCTCATCTACGACCGCCCCAACCACGACAGCTTCAACGTCCACGGCTACAAGGAGGAAGGCTCCACCACCACGCCCTACGACATGGTGCGCGTCAACGACATGGACCGCTACGAGCTCACCGCCGAGGTGCTCCGCACCCTCGACCCGGACAAGTACGCCCACGAGATCGACAAGCTCGAACAGTTCCGCACCGACGCCTTCCAGTTCGCCGTCGACGAAGGCTACGACCACCCCGACTACACCGGCTTCGTCTACTCCGACGTCAAAAACCAGGACGCCAAAGCCACCGCCAAAGCCGCCATGAGCACCGGCAGCGACAACGAATAA